In Curtobacterium sp. TC1, the following proteins share a genomic window:
- the rpsP gene encoding 30S ribosomal protein S16 has protein sequence MAVKIRLKRLGKIRAPYYRIVVADSRTKRDGRVLEEIGQYHPTEEPSVIKIESERALYWLGVGAQPTEQVAALLKLTGDWAKFKGEKDTASKVKVAEPKPAFQVDSSKKAVLKPKSEKTAPAAKTDDAETADETTEA, from the coding sequence GTGGCTGTCAAGATCCGTCTGAAGCGTCTCGGTAAGATCCGTGCGCCCTACTACCGCATCGTCGTCGCCGACTCGCGCACCAAGCGCGATGGTCGTGTCCTCGAGGAGATCGGTCAGTACCACCCGACCGAGGAGCCCTCGGTCATCAAGATCGAGTCCGAGCGTGCGCTCTACTGGCTCGGCGTCGGCGCGCAGCCGACCGAGCAGGTCGCGGCCCTCCTCAAGCTGACCGGCGACTGGGCCAAGTTCAAGGGCGAGAAGGACACCGCGTCCAAGGTCAAGGTCGCCGAGCCGAAGCCGGCCTTCCAGGTCGACTCCTCGAAGAAGGCCGTCCTCAAGCCGAAGTCGGAGAAGACGGCTCCCGCCGCCAAGACCGACGACGCCGAGACCGCCGACGAGACGACCGAGGCGTAG
- the rimM gene encoding ribosome maturation factor RimM (Essential for efficient processing of 16S rRNA) codes for MGRITKAHGLKGGIKLELYTDDPDRRFTPGATFTLQVPDDSPWSGKTLELDELRWYNGHPVAFFAGIDDRTAAESLARIILWVEQDADAETGEDDAWYDHQLVGLKVLRDGVEVGTVARVDHMPAQDLLAIDTPSRGEVLVPFVAAIVPAVDIAAGTVTVTPPQGLFEDPEDTSRPETVTD; via the coding sequence GTGGGTCGCATCACGAAGGCACACGGGCTCAAGGGCGGCATCAAGCTCGAGCTCTACACCGACGACCCGGATCGTCGGTTCACCCCCGGTGCCACGTTCACGCTCCAGGTCCCCGACGACTCACCGTGGTCGGGCAAGACCCTCGAGCTGGACGAACTCCGCTGGTACAACGGTCACCCCGTCGCGTTCTTCGCCGGGATCGACGACCGCACCGCGGCCGAGTCCCTGGCGCGCATCATCCTCTGGGTCGAGCAGGACGCCGACGCCGAGACCGGTGAGGACGACGCCTGGTACGACCACCAGCTCGTCGGGCTGAAGGTCCTGCGCGACGGCGTCGAGGTCGGCACCGTCGCCCGCGTGGACCACATGCCGGCGCAGGACCTGCTCGCGATCGACACCCCGTCCCGCGGCGAGGTCCTCGTGCCGTTCGTCGCGGCGATCGTGCCGGCGGTCGACATCGCGGCGGGCACCGTCACGGTCACACCGCCGCAGGGCCTGTTCGAGGACCCCGAGGACACCTCCCGGCCCGAGACGGTCACGGACTAG
- a CDS encoding FAD-dependent oxidoreductase, translating into MSSVASAPVVPDSLRTVASPWTLGPLHLANRVVMGSMHTGLEVHDDGGAGMAAFYRERAAGGAACIITGGIAVNDEARGGPDFAVFGVGGADERFRTAVDAVHEEGSTILAQLFHAGRYALAAGMVDRHGEPQRVVAPSALPWAAARGVVPTALTAAEVERTIEDFAAAARSARDIGFDGVEIMASEGYLINQFQSPLTNLRDDEWGGDAVRRRRFTIEVVRAVRTAVPGLAVTIRLSGADLMPGSSTDDDVDALVHDLLPLGLDGISVGIGWHESRTPTVQAAVPHGAWLDHAARIAGVVRASSYPDVRVIASNRMTDLRDGETVLADGTIDAVALARPFLADPALVNRSLAGRFALVNTCIGCNQACLDRSIIGAPVSCLVNPRAAREVAFPARPTTDPKRVDVVGGGPAGLAAAVDAARRGHRVTVWEAADRLGGQFGLAALVPGKEDYAATVRAARAELDERGATVHLGRPATAADLAGSDAVVLAAGVVPRDVDVPGSDLPHVLSYERALREGVPAGTVAIIGGGGIGVDTAAFLTESPDEAVRATEFAARWDLDVSGALVGDVPQRLPAASRTIRPGSDVTVLRRSGKFGQGVGITSRWVAIGRLRDAGVHMVGGVQEYLRIEPGALWIRDEHGEERAIPADSVVVCAGQERAIDTDGDVPGGLVTGLQAAGVPFAVVGGARDARSVDAVRATSEALEAVRRLAP; encoded by the coding sequence GCACACCGGCCTCGAGGTGCACGACGACGGCGGGGCCGGCATGGCGGCGTTCTACCGCGAACGGGCGGCCGGCGGCGCGGCGTGCATCATCACGGGCGGCATCGCGGTGAACGACGAGGCCCGGGGCGGCCCCGACTTCGCCGTGTTCGGCGTCGGGGGAGCGGACGAGCGGTTCCGTACGGCGGTCGACGCCGTGCACGAGGAGGGCTCGACGATCCTCGCTCAGCTCTTCCACGCCGGTCGCTACGCGCTCGCCGCGGGGATGGTCGACCGGCACGGGGAGCCCCAGCGGGTGGTGGCGCCGTCGGCCCTGCCGTGGGCGGCCGCCCGCGGCGTGGTGCCGACGGCCCTGACCGCTGCCGAGGTCGAGCGCACCATCGAGGACTTCGCCGCCGCGGCCCGGTCCGCACGCGACATCGGGTTCGACGGCGTCGAGATCATGGCCTCCGAGGGGTACCTGATCAACCAGTTCCAGTCGCCGCTGACGAACCTGCGCGACGACGAGTGGGGCGGTGACGCCGTTCGTCGCCGGCGGTTCACGATCGAGGTGGTCCGCGCGGTGCGTACCGCGGTGCCCGGGCTCGCCGTGACGATCCGGCTCTCCGGCGCCGACCTGATGCCCGGGTCCTCGACCGATGACGACGTCGACGCCCTCGTGCACGACCTGCTGCCGCTCGGGCTCGACGGCATCTCGGTGGGGATCGGCTGGCACGAGTCCCGCACCCCGACCGTGCAGGCCGCGGTGCCGCACGGCGCCTGGCTCGACCACGCCGCGCGCATCGCCGGGGTCGTGCGCGCGTCGTCGTACCCCGACGTCCGCGTGATCGCCTCGAACCGGATGACCGACCTGCGCGACGGTGAGACCGTCCTCGCCGACGGGACCATCGACGCCGTCGCCCTGGCCCGACCGTTCCTCGCCGACCCGGCCCTCGTGAACCGCTCGCTCGCGGGCCGGTTCGCCCTGGTGAACACCTGCATCGGCTGCAACCAGGCGTGCCTCGACCGCTCGATCATCGGCGCGCCGGTCTCCTGCCTGGTCAACCCGCGCGCCGCCCGCGAGGTCGCGTTCCCCGCGCGTCCGACCACCGACCCGAAGCGCGTCGACGTCGTCGGCGGAGGACCGGCCGGCCTCGCCGCCGCCGTCGACGCCGCCCGACGCGGCCACCGCGTCACCGTGTGGGAGGCCGCCGACCGGCTCGGCGGCCAGTTCGGCCTCGCCGCGCTCGTCCCCGGCAAGGAGGACTACGCCGCGACGGTCCGGGCCGCCCGCGCCGAGCTCGACGAGCGCGGTGCCACCGTGCACCTCGGACGCCCGGCGACGGCCGCCGACCTCGCCGGCAGCGACGCCGTCGTCCTCGCCGCCGGGGTGGTGCCGCGGGACGTCGACGTCCCCGGCAGCGACCTGCCGCACGTCCTGTCGTACGAGCGGGCACTCCGCGAGGGCGTGCCGGCCGGCACCGTCGCGATCATCGGCGGCGGTGGCATCGGCGTCGACACCGCGGCGTTCCTGACCGAGTCGCCCGACGAGGCCGTCCGGGCCACCGAGTTCGCGGCCCGCTGGGACCTCGACGTCTCCGGTGCACTCGTCGGCGACGTGCCCCAGCGACTGCCCGCAGCGTCACGCACGATCCGGCCGGGCTCCGACGTCACCGTGCTCCGCCGCTCGGGCAAGTTCGGCCAGGGCGTCGGGATCACCTCACGCTGGGTCGCCATCGGGCGCCTCCGCGACGCCGGGGTGCACATGGTGGGCGGCGTGCAGGAGTACCTGCGCATCGAGCCCGGCGCCCTCTGGATCCGCGACGAGCACGGCGAGGAGCGCGCGATCCCGGCGGACAGCGTCGTGGTCTGCGCCGGGCAGGAACGCGCGATCGACACCGATGGCGACGTGCCCGGCGGACTCGTGACGGGCCTCCAGGCCGCCGGTGTGCCGTTCGCCGTCGTCGGCGGCGCTCGCGACGCACGGAGCGTGGACGCGGTCCGCGCGACGTCCGAGGCCCTCGAAGCGGTCCGGCGACTCGCGCCGTAG
- a CDS encoding RNA-binding protein, with product MLESALTHLVKGIVDHPDDVRVASSTSPRGEVLEVRVHPEDLGRVIGRAGRTAKALRTLVSALADGKRVRVDVVDTDS from the coding sequence TTGCTCGAATCCGCGCTGACGCACCTCGTCAAGGGGATCGTCGATCACCCTGACGACGTGCGCGTCGCCAGCTCCACCTCCCCGCGGGGCGAGGTCCTCGAGGTGCGCGTGCACCCCGAGGACCTCGGCCGCGTGATCGGACGTGCCGGGCGGACCGCCAAGGCACTCCGCACCCTCGTCTCGGCCCTGGCCGACGGCAAGCGGGTGCGGGTCGACGTGGTCGACACCGATTCCTAG